The nucleotide sequence gaataattGGAATTGAATagaaaaatgaagttttttatACAAGCAATTTCAATATTCACACTAGAGAAATTCTTTAtgatatcatttttttattttttgtcacaaaaaataatattatatgaagaaaatgattaaaataaattttattaaaggattaactaatcaaaatttttcTGGTAGCggttcttaaaaataaaaataaaatattaaaaaattttaaaataaaaaaaaaactattttggtcattttctttttttgatggctatttatgtaacaaaaactaaaaaatgatGTCATGTTCACAATTATCAAACAACACTATTAATATcactaattttttctttttaggaTTAGCGTTTTAGCATGGATGAGTAAGATTCTTCTTCGGCTATCGACTACTCGGATTTTCTTCAAAGTCCGGTTCTATTTGCAGATTCTGGCTGATTGGTTGTATTATTCTCTTTTGGTTACCACTTTCTTGAATCTACAATGTCACAAGCCAATTAGAAAAATGTTTTGTGTATGATCTAAGACGTAAATATACAAAGTTCTCTTTACCTTGTCGAGTTTCTCCCTGACAGTTTTAACCGTTTGATTCATTGAAGATGACCCCAAAATACTCCTACACCAATCCAAGTTTTTATTATTACATACAAACAGAAGCCAAAAGTCTAATTAGCAGAATTCAAAACACAGACCTGGTCAGATGAAACTCGAGTAATGGGAGCGTTTCTTCTATGGAATTGGTACTCCATCTTCCTTTGTGAGGAGAAATTGTCACAAGATGAAACATATAGATAGAGTTGTCAAGTTCATATTGTTATCCCATCTATTATGCTTTTCCTGAACCCAAAATAAAACCCGAGATTTGCTTTGCAACATGTTATGATTAAAGTTTGATAAGTAAAAACTTCAAGTACGATAAATACAATTCAACTACGCAGCAACGGTAATGAACTCACCCAATTGACTTTTTTTTAGATCCTCTATAATTTGGACGAAATAGTGACTCTAAGTTGAGAGCTTCTTAAGTTGATAATCTAACTTGACCTTTTTAGATCCTCTATAAGAAGGAGACACAAACTTTATTTGTTGCAATAAGTTAGAAACAAGAAAAGCCTACGGTTGGATCTTGAAAGTACATCTTTCCTCCTTGTCTCTAACTTGTCCTTTGTGTCACTGAGACTCTCGAATTCCCTAAGAAAACAGATTCATCCAACTTCCTCTTTGCAAATCTATCAAACATCATAAACCGAAATTTCAATAGCTTTAGTCTAATGACAGAACAGCTTGATGATGTTCACAATACATTAATttggaataaaataaataaaaagccaAATGGTCATCAAAttagaaataagaaaaatagtaaaaacGACCTGCCTGGCATTAGGGATGAGACGAAACTTGAGCCAGAAGACATCAGTAAACTCCTCACAGTCTTCTGCATCCATTGGTTTACATCTACCAGAGAAACAAATCGATTAGTAGAATAATAACTCCTTCTTAGACCGTGATTCATCGCAAACTGTATACACCCTAACCGCACCCATCTTTCCTTGTTCAATTCTGAGAGGTAATCAAAGGCGTTACAAAGTGGTATCAGGGTTGATGAGGGAGAAGACTCTCAAGCTTCTGGTGAGATCAAAATTTGAGCGATTCTGAAGATTGGAACCCCCAAACCCATACTGTACGTCTTTCAAATAGAAGAAGGGTTCAATTCAGTGAGATTTAAATTACTAAACCCGGTTCAGTTAGATAACCGGTgtattgtttttgattttttcctaTATAAGAAGTTAGATTAATAAACCAAGCCGGGTTATTGACATTCTCAGCGTTAAGCCCTGGTCCGGCCCGTTTAAGGTCCTTTTTAAATTAGCTtatactaataataaaatataaatgctCGCTAAAATTTACGCAGAAAATAGTAGTTGCTTCAGATTTTGTTGTTCATCAACAGTGGATTTTTATTAGAtcataaaaaacaaattcagaTAAAGTTTACTTggttttacttcttttttttttaaccaacttggttttacttttatgacaacataaacatatataagtaGTACTTTCCTTTtcaaaatttcagaaaaataatcAGCAGTGGATTTATGACATCACGCAGTTAcgtaaacaagaaaaaaaagaagatgaaatgttaaaatcaaaatctttaaTGTTAGATTTACTGAAAATCATCCATTacctttctctgtctctctctctttctaaaaTATCACATTCACTGTTACTTGTTAGAacttctcactctctctctctctctcagacaCAACACAACTGtacttctctcttctcttctctttcttctgctgttttttttctaaaaaacccTAGTTCCCATTCTTTCTTCTCCAGcgatagagatttttttttgttgttgtagatCTAGAATAAGTTCACTATGAAGTGCTAAGAAATCTTCAAATAATGTCAAGCTCCGACCCGAAACCCGGACCTAAACCCGGTCCATGGCCTCCAGCTCCGGAATCCTCCCCAATGCCACCCTCTACATGGGCCAAACGAACCGGCTTCCGTCCCAAATTCTCCGGCGAGACCACCGCCTCCCATTCCGGCCAGCTCTCATTGCCTGCTTCCGCCAGAGCCACACCGTCAGAAACCCACCCGGATCTCGAAGCCGGCCAGCCTCCCCTCCGTCCTCCTCCTGTCTCCGCCGGTGAGCAAGATAAGGCTAAGAATGACAAGCCACAACCACAACCTCCGAGTGCTGCAGCTCCGGTTAAGAGACGGAGAGATTCTGATGGGGGAAGATCAAACGGACCAGATGGTGGAGGAGCAAACGGGTCGGTTAGGAGACAGAACCGTATCGAAGAGACAGTGGAGGTTCTGCCACAGAGCATGGCTGATGATGATTTAGTCGCTAGAAATCTCCATATGAAGTATGGACTCAGAGATACTCCTGGACTTGGTCAGTGACACAACCAATCATttgtttaattataattaatattagatTCATTTGAAGATTTATATGTCAGAATATACATCTGTGAAGTTTCTTACTTTAATTGTTTGTGTTTaagattaattgtttttatttaatcttCTTTGTTTCAGTTCCAATTGGGTTCTATGGTTTGCAGCATTACCTCTCCATGTTAGGTTCACTGATTCTTGTCCCACTCGTTATTGTTCCTGCAATGGGAGGTTCCCACGTAAGTGCTCCTTTTAGTCTCCCTCCACTTTGATTAATTGTGGATTGCATTTAATTTCATCTTTTTGTGTGGATTATAGGAGGATATTGCAAATGTTGTCTCAACTGTACTTTTTGTCTGTGGAATCACTACATTGTTGCATACTTCATTTGGGTCGAGGCTTCCTTTGATTCAAGGcccttcttttgtttttctcgcTCCGGCTCTGGCCATCATAAACTCTCCAGAGTTTCAAGGTTTGAATGGAAATAATGTAAGtaaaaacaacacaaaaccTCTTTTGCTATCTAATGTCATTATAAAAGACTTATGAATCAGTTTGTCTGTGGCATTAATGTCTACAATCCTAGTGAAATCAGTTTTATTGGCATTAAATATTGTGTTACGGTTAATACTCTGTAGAACTTCAAGCATATCATGAGAGAGCTGCAAGGTGCAATCATAATTGGTTCAGCTTTTCAAGCAGTGCTTGGATACAGTGGCCTAATGTCCCTGATTTTGAGGTATACATCTTTGCCTCTtccaaatataaaaatcaagCATTAGATATCGTTTCCTATTTGTTATGTTGTTTACAAATTGTTCTTGTGACTTTTTGTGGTTCTGTAATATCTTTTGACCCTTTTTAAATAGGTTGATCAATCCAGTAGTTGTTGCTCCGACAATAGCTGCAGTTGGACTTTCGTTTTACAGCTACGGTTTTCCGCTTGTTGGTAAATGTCTTGAGATCGGTGTAGTGCAGATACTACTTGTGGTCATCTTTGCTCTTGTAAGTTTGTTAAAGTTACTATTAACCGCTTttgaaaagtaataaataatttgatacTTTACATTTTTTTGCTGCAGTATCTCCGAAAAATCTCAATTTTAAGCCATCGGATTTTCCTTATTTATGCGGTAAGGTCATATGGTATTCATCTGACATGTCACACTCTACATCTCATTTTCTTAACTTCTTACTCTAACAGGTTCCATTGAGTCTTGCAATAACCTGGGCTGCTGCATTCCTCTTAACCGAAGCAGGAGCTTACACCTACAAAGGCTGTGACCCCAACGTACCCGTCTCAAACGTTGTATCAAACCACTGCAGAAAGTACATGACCAGAATGAAGTACTGTCGCGTTGACACTTCTCACGCCCTTAGATCTGCCCCTTGGTTTAGGTTTCCTTACCCCTTGCAATGGGGCGTGCCGATATTCACCTGGAAAATGTCTCTCGTCATGTGTGTGGTCTCCATAATCGCTTCAGTAGATTCGGTTAGTGTTGTTTCTCTATCAACAAATTTTGAAGTCAAATGTGTCGCATTTTTTTACTAATTGGTTTATGTTTATTAGGTTGGTTCGTACCATGCATCTTCTCTGTTAGTAGCATCGATGCCTCCTACGCCCGGTGTTGTGAGCCGGGCAATAGGTCTTGAAGGGGTCACGAGTCTCCTAGCCGGTTTATGGGGTACAGGTACTGGCTCAACCACCTTAACCGAAAACGTTCACACGATCGCTGTGACCAAGATGGGAAGCCGCAGAGTCGTTGAGCTAGGCGCATGTGTTTTGGTTATACTATCCCTTGTTGGTAAGTAAGTGGTTCACTGAATATTTAACAAATTCATGTAACTATACTAGGCCTGCTGGTTCTGGtagtttggttagttcggttagttcggttcaaCATAAATCTTACCGAATTATCCCAAAATAAAGTTAGGTTCGGTCTTTGAAAATTTTACCGaagtttttgattttggttatattttggcttaattttgttaaaattccGGTTACTTTCGGTTAAATTCAATTAGTTCGGGTTGGGTTATGGTTTggttatacatatattaagaaaaccaaAGTAACCGATTGCCAAACCGAAaactaaacttaaaaaaaaaaactaccgaATCAAACCAAACTCCTAACTGAACTAACCtaaagtttggttcggttcatcATTATAGAGATCTGATGTAAGTTTTTTGATAATATCCTCAGGTAAAGTTGGAGGGTTTATAGCATCGATACCTCAAGTGATGGTTGCTTCTCTTCTATGCTTTATGTGGGCAATGTTTACGGCCTTAGGTCTTTCAAACCTACGTTACAGTGAAGCTGGAAGCTCGAGGAACATCATAATCGTTGGGTTATCGCTATTCTTTTCTCTATCTGTCCCTGCTTACTTCCAGCAATATGGCGTTTCTCCAAACTCGAACCTCTCTGTTCCAAGTTATTACCAGCCTTACATTGTTGCTTCTCATGGACCCTTCAACAGCCAATATAAAGGGGTACGTTTACGCTTTTGCCTTTTTCAAAATGTAAATCTCAGGAGAGTATTAGTAAACTTGTGTAAGAGTTTTGTGCAGGTGAACTATGTGATGAACACGCTGTTATCGATGAACATGGTGATTGCGTTCATCATGGCAGTGGTTTTGGACAATACTGTACCTGGGAGTAGGCAAGAACGTGGTGTTTATGTTTGGTCTGATAGTGAGACTGTGACGAGAGAACCAGCACTTGCTAAAGACTATGAGCTGCCGTTTAGAGTGGGAAGGTTTTTCAGATGGGTCAAATGGGTTGGCATTTGAATGAAAAAAACTCAATGGCAAAGTGGTAAATAAttagattttctttttgttttcttttcctctgtttttttagTCTCTCAGTTTTATAAAACACCTTGGAGTTTTCTTGGATCGCAAGTTTGTTTGTTGAACAGAGCACGTGGAATtggatgttgttgttgttgtaagtTATATGGACTATTATGAGCAATCCTTTTATAActatatttagttatttctttcacttttactaaatactagagattttttccgtGCTTCGTGCGGATTGtgtcttataaaattatattatttataatattatttgtcggtttttttcttttacattaatttcttgtttttttaatgttagtttttcttaatttaaatttatatgtttataatttttcatttttcttgttgtagatggggaattatattttttattgatggttttttgtatgtgacataaactttttgaaattttaaaataatgttatatatagtacgataaacacattaaagaagataAACATATTCATGCACATTTTACacaggttttatatgcataatttaaaacattatatatgtatatattataagtttgaaacatgtaaatgctttctaaagctaaatacttattctgagtttacataacttatcaacagttttatctctttttaaattcaaatcacagaaaaaaaatattaaaaagttagtatagatgggttttttaggcttttaaatcaacactcaaaaattacatgaatcagataacaacagttttataaacaactggataaaatttAACTGAaccaaagattttcacacaatatgttctttcttcttcaaattgcgaagagcctataggcacaagaaaaaaaatcataat is from Brassica napus cultivar Da-Ae chromosome A4, Da-Ae, whole genome shotgun sequence and encodes:
- the LOC106446739 gene encoding nucleobase-ascorbate transporter 12 isoform X1, with translation MSSSDPKPGPKPGPWPPAPESSPMPPSTWAKRTGFRPKFSGETTASHSGQLSLPASARATPSETHPDLEAGQPPLRPPPVSAGEQDKAKNDKPQPQPPSAAAPVKRRRDSDGGRSNGPDGGGANGSVRRQNRIEETVEVLPQSMADDDLVARNLHMKYGLRDTPGLVPIGFYGLQHYLSMLGSLILVPLVIVPAMGGSHEDIANVVSTVLFVCGITTLLHTSFGSRLPLIQGPSFVFLAPALAIINSPEFQGLNGNNNFKHIMRELQGAIIIGSAFQAVLGYSGLMSLILRLINPVVVAPTIAAVGLSFYSYGFPLVGKCLEIGVVQILLVVIFALYLRKISILSHRIFLIYAVPLSLAITWAAAFLLTEAGAYTYKGCDPNVPVSNVVSNHCRKYMTRMKYCRVDTSHALRSAPWFRFPYPLQWGVPIFTWKMSLVMCVVSIIASVDSVGSYHASSLLVASMPPTPGVVSRAIGLEGVTSLLAGLWGTGTGSTTLTENVHTIAVTKMGSRRVVELGACVLVILSLVGKVGGFIASIPQVMVASLLCFMWAMFTALGLSNLRYSEAGSSRNIIIVGLSLFFSLSVPAYFQQYGVSPNSNLSVPSYYQPYIVASHGPFNSQYKGVRLRFCLFQNVNLRRVLVNLCKSFVQVNYVMNTLLSMNMVIAFIMAVVLDNTVPGSRQERGVYVWSDSETVTREPALAKDYELPFRVGRFFRWVKWVGI
- the LOC106446739 gene encoding nucleobase-ascorbate transporter 12 isoform X2, whose product is MSSSDPKPGPKPGPWPPAPESSPMPPSTWAKRTGFRPKFSGETTASHSGQLSLPASARATPSETHPDLEAGQPPLRPPPVSAGEQDKAKNDKPQPQPPSAAAPVKRRRDSDGGRSNGPDGGGANGSVRRQNRIEETVEVLPQSMADDDLVARNLHMKYGLRDTPGLVPIGFYGLQHYLSMLGSLILVPLVIVPAMGGSHEDIANVVSTVLFVCGITTLLHTSFGSRLPLIQGPSFVFLAPALAIINSPEFQGLNGNNNFKHIMRELQGAIIIGSAFQAVLGYSGLMSLILRLINPVVVAPTIAAVGLSFYSYGFPLVGKCLEIGVVQILLVVIFALYLRKISILSHRIFLIYAVPLSLAITWAAAFLLTEAGAYTYKGCDPNVPVSNVVSNHCRKYMTRMKYCRVDTSHALRSAPWFRFPYPLQWGVPIFTWKMSLVMCVVSIIASVDSVGSYHASSLLVASMPPTPGVVSRAIGLEGVTSLLAGLWGTGTGSTTLTENVHTIAVTKMGSRRVVELGACVLVILSLVGKVGGFIASIPQVMVASLLCFMWAMFTALGLSNLRYSEAGSSRNIIIVGLSLFFSLSVPAYFQQYGVSPNSNLSVPSYYQPYIVASHGPFNSQYKGVNYVMNTLLSMNMVIAFIMAVVLDNTVPGSRQERGVYVWSDSETVTREPALAKDYELPFRVGRFFRWVKWVGI